One region of Hydrogenobaculum sp. Y04AAS1 genomic DNA includes:
- the rplC gene encoding 50S ribosomal protein L3 codes for MIGLIGKKLGMMRVFLNDGTAIPVTAIKVEPNYVVYIKSSETDGYNAIQVGSIPLKQSRFKKPMVGHFKKANLTPLKYLKEFRVDDVSSFALGQELGVDIFSPGELVDIVGRSKGRGFTGTMKRWDFGGFPKSHGHRYHRAVGSVGNRTDPGRVWKSKRMAGRHGNETIRVQALVVVDVLKDKGIILVNGSVPGHKDGIVYIEKSHIAFRKKAQRKQDRLSFIPSNLLRQEV; via the coding sequence ATGATAGGTCTTATAGGTAAGAAACTTGGAATGATGAGAGTTTTTTTAAATGATGGCACAGCTATTCCAGTAACGGCTATTAAAGTAGAACCTAACTATGTGGTTTATATTAAAAGCTCTGAAACAGACGGTTATAATGCCATACAGGTAGGTAGCATTCCTTTAAAGCAAAGTAGATTTAAAAAGCCAATGGTTGGTCATTTTAAGAAAGCCAATTTGACACCTTTAAAATATTTAAAAGAATTTAGAGTAGATGATGTTTCTAGTTTCGCGTTAGGTCAGGAACTAGGTGTTGATATATTTTCACCTGGTGAGTTGGTGGATATAGTGGGAAGGTCAAAGGGTAGAGGTTTTACAGGTACCATGAAAAGATGGGATTTTGGTGGTTTTCCAAAATCTCACGGTCATAGATATCATAGGGCTGTAGGTTCTGTGGGAAATCGTACTGATCCTGGTAGAGTTTGGAAGAGCAAAAGAATGGCTGGAAGACATGGTAACGAAACTATAAGAGTTCAAGCTCTTGTAGTTGTGGATGTTTTAAAGGATAAAGGAATTATTCTTGTGAATGGCTCTGTGCCTGGTCATAAAGATGGAATTGTATATATAGAAAAGAGTCATATTGCCTTTAGGAAGAAAGCTCAAAGGAAGCAGGATCGTTTGTCTTTTATACCATCAAATCTTTTAAGGCAGGAAGTGTGA
- the rpsJ gene encoding 30S ribosomal protein S10 — MEQDKIRIKLKSYDYKLLDQSVKQIVETVKRTGSSVKGPIPLPTSRRRWVVLRSPHKFDQSREHFEIREFKRMLDIVKITPQTIESLMEISLPAGVDIEVKMRG, encoded by the coding sequence ATGGAGCAGGATAAAATACGTATAAAGCTTAAATCTTACGATTATAAACTTTTGGATCAATCTGTCAAGCAAATAGTGGAAACAGTTAAACGAACGGGAAGCTCCGTAAAGGGGCCGATCCCTCTGCCCACTTCTAGAAGGCGCTGGGTGGTCTTACGTTCACCTCATAAGTTTGATCAATCTAGGGAGCATTTTGAAATCAGAGAGTTCAAGAGGATGTTAGATATAGTAAAGATTACACCACAAACTATAGAATCTCTTATGGAGATAAGTCTTCCAGCTGGTGTTGATATTGAAGTTAAGATGAGAGGTTGA
- the tuf gene encoding elongation factor Tu: MAKEKFVREKEHINVGTIGHVDHGKSTLTSAITCVLGAGVLSGGKAKCYRYEEIDKAPEEKERGITINITHVEYETPKRHYAHVDCPGHADYIKNMITGAAQMDGAILVVSAADGPMPQTREHVLLARQVNVPYIVVFMNKCDMVDDPELLDLVELEVRDLLNKYEFPGDDVPIIRGSALGALEELDKGKPDKWCNAIVDLMKALDDYIPSPQRETDKPFLMPIEDVFTISGRGTVVTGRVERGVLKPGEEVEIVGLKEESLKTTATSVEMFRKILDEALPGDNVGVLLRGVGKDQVERGQVLAKPGSITPHKKFKAQVYVLSKEEGGRHTPFFLNYRPQFYIRTADVTGTVVKLPEGQEMVMPGDNVEFEVELIHPVAMEEGLRFAIREGGRTVGAGVVTKIIE; the protein is encoded by the coding sequence ATGGCAAAGGAAAAGTTTGTTAGAGAGAAAGAGCACATCAACGTAGGTACCATAGGTCACGTTGACCATGGTAAATCTACCTTAACATCTGCTATCACCTGTGTGTTAGGTGCTGGTGTATTATCAGGCGGTAAGGCAAAATGCTACCGTTATGAAGAAATAGACAAAGCACCTGAAGAAAAAGAAAGAGGTATTACCATCAACATAACTCACGTTGAATACGAAACACCAAAAAGACACTACGCTCACGTTGACTGTCCCGGACACGCAGACTACATAAAGAACATGATTACAGGTGCCGCTCAAATGGACGGTGCAATACTTGTTGTATCAGCAGCAGATGGTCCAATGCCCCAAACCAGAGAACACGTTTTGCTAGCAAGACAAGTTAACGTCCCTTACATAGTGGTATTTATGAACAAATGCGATATGGTAGATGATCCAGAGCTATTAGATCTAGTAGAGTTAGAAGTAAGAGACCTACTAAACAAGTACGAATTTCCGGGTGATGATGTGCCAATTATAAGAGGTTCTGCTTTAGGAGCCCTTGAAGAACTAGACAAAGGCAAACCAGACAAATGGTGCAATGCAATAGTAGACCTTATGAAAGCCTTAGATGACTATATACCATCTCCTCAAAGAGAAACTGATAAGCCATTCCTAATGCCAATAGAAGATGTCTTTACCATATCTGGTAGAGGTACAGTTGTCACAGGTAGAGTAGAAAGAGGTGTGCTAAAACCAGGCGAAGAAGTGGAAATAGTAGGTCTAAAAGAAGAATCCCTAAAAACTACAGCCACATCTGTGGAAATGTTTAGAAAAATCCTTGACGAAGCATTACCCGGTGACAACGTAGGTGTGTTATTAAGAGGTGTAGGTAAAGACCAAGTAGAAAGAGGTCAAGTCTTAGCAAAGCCAGGTTCTATAACTCCACATAAAAAGTTCAAAGCTCAAGTTTACGTATTGTCAAAAGAAGAAGGTGGTAGACACACTCCATTCTTCCTAAACTACAGACCTCAGTTCTACATAAGAACCGCTGACGTAACAGGTACAGTGGTAAAGCTTCCAGAAGGTCAAGAGATGGTAATGCCTGGTGATAACGTAGAGTTTGAAGTAGAGCTAATACATCCAGTAGCTATGGAAGAAGGCCTTAGATTTGCCATAAGAGAAGGTGGTAGAACAGTTGGTGCTGGTGTTGTCACCAAGATTATAGAGTGA
- the rpsL gene encoding 30S ribosomal protein S12: MPTVNQLIKEGREKIKKKSKAPALQGNPQKRGVCVRVYTVTPKKPNSALRKVARVRLSNGIEVTCYIPGEGHNLQEHSIVLVRGGRVKDLPGVRYKIIRGALDTAGVANRRQSRSKYGAKRPKAGAAQATKGGKK; this comes from the coding sequence ATGCCAACTGTGAATCAGCTTATAAAAGAAGGACGCGAGAAGATAAAGAAAAAGAGTAAGGCTCCTGCTTTGCAGGGCAATCCTCAGAAAAGAGGCGTTTGCGTACGTGTTTATACTGTAACGCCAAAAAAGCCAAACTCTGCTCTTAGAAAAGTTGCTAGGGTAAGATTGTCAAACGGCATAGAAGTTACTTGTTATATTCCAGGAGAAGGACATAACCTTCAAGAGCACTCTATAGTGCTTGTAAGAGGCGGTAGGGTAAAAGATTTACCAGGTGTTAGATATAAGATAATTCGTGGAGCTTTAGATACTGCCGGTGTTGCCAATAGAAGACAGTCTAGGTCAAAGTATGGTGCTAAGAGGCCTAAAGCTGGTGCCGCTCAAGCTACGAAAGGGGGTAAGAAGTAA
- the rpoC gene encoding DNA-directed RNA polymerase subunit beta', with translation MKRGLLPFNKIKLLLASPEQILSWSHGEVKRPETLNYRTLKPEKEGLFCAKIFGPLKDYECLCGKYKGKRFEGTICDRCGVEVTKAYVRRERFGHITLATPCAHIWFLKSSPSKIGALLGLSARDIEKVIYFESYLVVEYPTPDMEATFSNSENTIPVIKDGVTHHVKLHVVTEEQYEKEFAYSIDNRYESGMGAEFVRYVLSILDLETFAFKLKKILKPYTFGFEDLGPKMELEHKKLYEKIIMFLADRVKLYSVGIATSLNGVQMSIEDVIHGIVSESIYLNIKTGEISNQDLGDDWYTSKDAIRYRFEYVRGQNQNIPVFDKIQEDVRNIVLKDFSDTRVKNLVKTLKLVEGFLKSSNRPEWMILTVLPVIPPELRPLVALDGGKFATSDLNDLYRRLINRNNRLKRLIDLDAPDIIVRNEKRMLQESVDVLIDNGKRGKVVSQHNRPLKSLSDYLKGKQGRFRQNLLGKRVDYSGRSVIVVGPSLKMHQCGLPKIMALELFKPFVYRRLEEKGYATSIKNARKMVDQKQPEVWECLEEVVKQHPVLLNRAPTLHRMSIQAFEPVLVEGKAIQLHPLVCPPFNADFDGDQMAVHVPLGIEAQLESYILILSTQNILSPANGRPIMLPSQDMVLGLFYASNYVKGAKGEGKVFFSKEDAFLAFENKKIDIHAVIKVKIGDTFVETNIGRLLINEALPKGYRFVNEVLDKKSISKLIADIHKIYGSEITAQTLDRLKEFGFEMATRAGISIGIEDMKIPKAKKRLVDKAFHQMDEVLDQYRKGIITNKERYNKTIDIWSQTTEDVTKAMFSEIEKSEQIENGKKLPGLFNPIYMMANSGARGNKDQLRQLAGMRGLMAKHSGEFIETPITSNFREGLSVLEYFISTYGARKGLADTALKTSFAGYLTRRLVDVAQDMVISEYDCGTKKYEVIEAIVESGEEKISLKERLIGRVLAEDIYDPNSKELIAKANDVLDEELTARIQQAGVVQVKARSVLNCESENGICSMCYGWDLSQRKLVSPGEAVGIIAAQSIGEPGTQLTMRTFHIGGAATAQKVQSELIIESSGIIKFQGLRLLKNRNGGLINISQEGVIFVLDPNGRTIERHTVPYAAEILFKDGSEVKQGDIVAKWDPFNTYIIAESSGELVLKDIIVDVTVREEKDTLTGKTAIVVSFLRAKDAQLHSPRIVIKSEDGNEYSYDLPVNSILNIPFEKLKTIWDKCLACSEAEKNDVQHNYYYLDKFVVHPGDIIARIPKETTKVRDIVGGLPRVEELFEARKPKNPAIISEIDGIVKIYEDADEVMVISPKGTKKYDIKNEFILIKHGQEVKEGTKITDTIVSDVSGKAIVRAKGSKIVVYNKQTGQEKVYSVPKGKFLQVKDGDYVKVGDQLTDGTPLLEEILKIKGIDELQKFLLKEVQMVYKLQGVDINDKHIEIIIRQMLRKRVIVDPGDSRFVANEEVDVIEFNKEVERIRKEDGKIPKAEPILVGITKAALSTKSWISAASFQETTRVLTEAASEGKVDDLSGIKENVIIGNLIPAGTGLEEYKNVKIEIAEHVTQFKKQT, from the coding sequence ATGAAGAGAGGTTTGTTACCTTTTAATAAGATAAAGCTTTTGCTTGCCTCACCAGAGCAAATACTTAGTTGGAGTCATGGAGAGGTTAAGCGTCCTGAGACTTTAAATTACCGCACTCTGAAACCCGAAAAGGAAGGTCTTTTCTGTGCAAAAATATTTGGACCTTTGAAAGATTACGAATGTTTGTGTGGAAAATATAAAGGTAAGAGATTTGAAGGTACTATTTGTGATAGATGCGGTGTTGAAGTAACGAAAGCTTACGTTAGAAGAGAACGATTTGGCCATATAACCCTTGCTACTCCTTGTGCTCATATATGGTTTTTAAAATCTTCTCCGTCTAAGATAGGTGCATTGCTTGGTTTGTCCGCTAGAGATATAGAAAAGGTTATATATTTTGAGTCTTACTTAGTGGTAGAATATCCAACTCCTGACATGGAGGCTACTTTCTCAAATTCAGAAAATACTATCCCTGTTATAAAAGATGGTGTTACTCATCATGTAAAACTGCACGTTGTTACGGAAGAACAATATGAGAAGGAGTTTGCTTACAGTATAGACAACAGGTACGAAAGTGGGATGGGAGCCGAATTTGTAAGATATGTTTTATCTATTTTAGACTTAGAAACGTTTGCTTTTAAACTAAAGAAAATTTTGAAGCCTTACACCTTTGGATTTGAAGATTTGGGTCCAAAGATGGAGCTAGAGCATAAAAAGCTTTACGAAAAGATAATAATGTTTTTAGCAGACAGGGTAAAGCTTTACAGCGTAGGTATCGCTACATCGCTTAACGGTGTTCAGATGTCTATTGAAGACGTGATTCATGGTATTGTAAGTGAGTCAATATATTTAAACATCAAAACTGGTGAAATATCCAATCAGGATTTAGGGGACGATTGGTATACTTCAAAAGATGCTATAAGGTACAGATTTGAATATGTAAGAGGACAAAATCAAAATATCCCTGTTTTTGATAAGATACAAGAAGATGTTAGAAATATAGTTTTAAAGGACTTCTCGGATACAAGGGTTAAAAATTTAGTAAAAACCTTAAAACTTGTAGAAGGCTTTTTGAAATCTTCCAATAGACCAGAATGGATGATATTAACAGTTTTACCGGTAATACCTCCAGAGTTAAGACCACTGGTAGCTTTAGATGGGGGCAAGTTTGCTACATCTGATTTAAACGATCTTTACAGAAGGCTTATAAATAGAAACAATCGCTTGAAAAGGCTTATAGACTTGGATGCCCCAGATATCATAGTGAGAAATGAAAAGAGGATGCTCCAAGAATCAGTGGATGTTCTTATAGACAACGGCAAGAGAGGCAAGGTAGTAAGCCAACACAATAGACCGCTTAAAAGCTTATCAGATTATCTCAAAGGAAAGCAAGGCAGGTTTAGACAAAACCTTTTGGGTAAGAGGGTCGATTACTCTGGTCGTTCTGTCATAGTGGTAGGCCCTTCTTTAAAGATGCACCAGTGCGGTTTGCCAAAGATAATGGCTTTAGAGTTGTTCAAACCTTTTGTTTATAGAAGACTTGAGGAAAAAGGTTATGCCACTTCTATAAAAAATGCTAGGAAGATGGTAGATCAAAAACAGCCAGAAGTATGGGAATGTTTAGAGGAAGTTGTCAAGCAACATCCAGTATTGCTAAACAGAGCTCCTACACTTCACAGGATGTCTATTCAAGCCTTTGAGCCTGTTTTGGTGGAAGGCAAGGCAATTCAACTTCATCCGTTGGTATGCCCTCCATTTAACGCAGACTTTGATGGTGACCAAATGGCTGTGCATGTGCCTCTTGGTATAGAGGCTCAGCTAGAATCTTATATACTTATACTTTCAACCCAAAACATACTCTCACCTGCCAACGGAAGGCCAATTATGTTGCCCTCTCAAGATATGGTGTTGGGACTTTTCTACGCTTCAAATTATGTAAAAGGTGCTAAAGGCGAGGGTAAGGTATTCTTCTCTAAAGAAGATGCGTTTTTGGCTTTTGAAAACAAAAAGATAGATATTCACGCTGTTATAAAGGTGAAGATAGGGGATACTTTTGTAGAGACAAACATAGGTAGACTTCTTATAAATGAGGCATTGCCAAAGGGTTATAGATTTGTGAATGAAGTTCTTGATAAGAAAAGCATATCAAAGCTTATAGCCGATATTCACAAAATTTATGGTTCAGAAATCACTGCTCAAACTCTTGATAGACTCAAGGAATTTGGTTTTGAAATGGCTACAAGGGCTGGAATATCTATAGGTATTGAAGATATGAAGATACCAAAAGCCAAGAAACGTCTTGTAGATAAAGCTTTTCACCAAATGGACGAAGTGCTTGATCAATATAGAAAGGGTATAATAACAAACAAAGAAAGGTACAACAAAACTATAGATATTTGGTCACAAACCACAGAAGATGTTACAAAGGCTATGTTCTCTGAAATAGAAAAATCTGAACAAATAGAAAACGGTAAAAAACTGCCAGGTCTTTTCAACCCTATTTACATGATGGCAAACTCAGGTGCTCGTGGTAACAAAGACCAGTTAAGACAGTTAGCAGGTATGAGAGGTCTTATGGCAAAGCACTCCGGTGAGTTTATAGAAACGCCAATTACTTCAAACTTTAGAGAGGGATTATCTGTATTAGAATACTTCATATCTACTTACGGTGCTAGAAAAGGTCTTGCTGATACCGCTCTAAAGACATCTTTTGCTGGTTATCTAACTAGAAGGCTTGTAGATGTGGCTCAAGATATGGTTATTAGCGAATATGATTGTGGTACTAAAAAATATGAAGTTATAGAAGCAATAGTAGAAAGTGGTGAAGAAAAAATATCTTTGAAAGAAAGGTTGATAGGAAGAGTTTTAGCTGAGGACATATACGATCCAAACAGTAAAGAGCTTATAGCAAAAGCCAACGATGTTTTAGATGAAGAGCTTACAGCTAGAATACAGCAAGCTGGTGTAGTGCAGGTCAAGGCCAGATCAGTACTAAACTGCGAATCTGAAAACGGTATATGCTCTATGTGTTATGGATGGGATTTATCTCAAAGAAAACTTGTTTCTCCTGGAGAGGCTGTAGGTATTATAGCTGCTCAATCTATAGGTGAGCCCGGTACTCAGCTTACAATGAGAACATTCCACATAGGCGGTGCTGCTACAGCTCAAAAGGTCCAGAGTGAACTCATTATAGAAAGTAGTGGTATTATAAAATTCCAAGGTTTAAGGCTTTTAAAGAATAGAAATGGAGGACTTATAAACATATCTCAAGAAGGTGTAATATTTGTATTGGATCCAAACGGAAGGACCATAGAAAGGCATACAGTCCCTTATGCTGCAGAGATTTTGTTTAAAGATGGTTCAGAGGTAAAGCAAGGTGACATAGTGGCAAAATGGGATCCGTTTAACACTTACATAATAGCTGAATCAAGTGGAGAGCTTGTTTTAAAGGATATTATAGTGGATGTTACTGTAAGAGAAGAAAAAGATACTCTTACCGGTAAAACAGCCATAGTTGTATCTTTCCTAAGAGCTAAAGACGCTCAACTGCACTCACCGAGAATAGTTATAAAGTCTGAAGATGGTAATGAGTATTCTTATGATTTACCGGTAAACTCTATATTAAATATACCGTTTGAAAAGCTTAAAACTATATGGGATAAGTGTTTAGCTTGTTCTGAGGCTGAAAAGAATGATGTTCAGCACAATTACTATTATTTAGATAAATTTGTTGTACATCCAGGGGATATTATAGCGCGTATTCCCAAAGAAACTACAAAAGTTAGAGACATAGTAGGAGGTCTTCCAAGGGTTGAAGAGTTGTTTGAAGCTAGGAAGCCTAAAAACCCCGCTATTATATCTGAGATAGATGGTATAGTTAAGATATATGAAGATGCAGATGAGGTTATGGTAATATCGCCAAAAGGCACTAAGAAGTACGATATAAAAAATGAGTTTATTCTGATTAAGCATGGTCAAGAAGTGAAAGAGGGTACCAAAATTACAGATACTATAGTTAGTGATGTTAGTGGTAAAGCTATAGTAAGAGCAAAGGGTAGTAAGATAGTGGTTTACAATAAACAAACAGGCCAAGAAAAAGTTTATTCTGTGCCCAAAGGTAAATTTTTACAAGTAAAGGACGGTGATTATGTAAAAGTTGGTGACCAATTAACAGATGGAACTCCGCTTCTTGAAGAGATACTTAAGATAAAGGGTATAGATGAGCTTCAAAAGTTCTTGTTAAAAGAAGTTCAGATGGTGTATAAGCTTCAAGGTGTTGATATAAACGATAAACATATAGAGATAATAATTCGTCAAATGCTAAGGAAAAGAGTAATAGTAGATCCAGGAGATAGTAGGTTTGTGGCTAACGAAGAAGTTGATGTAATAGAGTTTAACAAAGAAGTGGAAAGAATTAGGAAAGAAGATGGTAAAATACCAAAAGCAGAGCCTATATTGGTGGGTATTACCAAGGCTGCCTTGTCTACTAAAAGCTGGATATCTGCTGCTTCTTTCCAAGAGACTACTAGAGTTTTGACAGAAGCTGCTAGCGAAGGAAAAGTTGATGACTTGTCAGGTATAAAGGAAAATGTTATAATTGGTAATCTTATACCTGCCGGTACTGGTCTTGAAGAGTACAAAAATGTAAAGATAGAGATTGCAGAGCATGTCACCCAGTTTAAGAAGCAAACTTAA
- the rpsG gene encoding 30S ribosomal protein S7: MPRKGRVPRREILPDAKYNSIIVHKLINKVMKDGKKSTAEYIVYTALERVAEKLNLSPVEVLEKALENVKPVWEVRPRRVGGATYQVPVEVEEHRRESLGIKWLVDAARERARHRGSYTMEERLAAEIMDAIENKGAAVKKKEDTHRMAEANKVFAHFKW, translated from the coding sequence ATGCCTAGGAAAGGAAGAGTTCCAAGAAGAGAGATATTGCCAGATGCTAAATACAACAGTATTATAGTTCACAAACTTATAAACAAAGTTATGAAAGACGGCAAGAAGAGTACAGCCGAATATATAGTCTATACTGCTTTAGAGAGAGTGGCTGAAAAGCTAAATTTATCGCCAGTGGAAGTGCTTGAAAAGGCTCTTGAAAATGTCAAGCCAGTTTGGGAAGTGCGTCCTCGTCGTGTTGGTGGTGCTACTTATCAAGTACCAGTGGAAGTAGAAGAACATAGAAGAGAGTCCTTGGGTATAAAATGGCTTGTGGATGCAGCCAGAGAAAGAGCAAGACACAGGGGTTCTTATACGATGGAAGAAAGGTTGGCAGCAGAAATTATGGACGCCATAGAAAATAAAGGTGCTGCTGTAAAGAAAAAAGAAGATACTCACAGAATGGCGGAAGCTAATAAAGTTTTTGCTCATTTTAAGTGGTAA
- the fusA gene encoding elongation factor G produces the protein MPRTVPIQDLRNIGIVAHIDAGKTTTTERILYYTGKTYKIGEVHEGAATMDWMPQEKERGITITAATTACYWAGKQINIIDTPGHVDFSVEVVRSMRVLDGIIFIFSAVEGVQPQSEANWRWADKFNVARIAFINKLDRLGADFYRVYDEIVKKLTIKPVAIQIPIGTEDNFVGVVDLMNMNAIIWLEETLGAKYEIRDIPEEYKAKAQEWREKMVESIAETDDTLMEKYLEGQEISTDELKQALRKATINKQLVPVLCGSSFKNKGVQPLLDAVVDYLPSPLDVPSVVGINPKTVQEETRLPEDDQPFCAYIFKVVSDPYAGQLSYFRVFSGKVQAGSYVLNSTKDKKERVGRLLLMHANTREDITEVAAGEIAAAVGVDAATGDTICDEKSPIILEKLEFPEPVISMAIEPKTKKDQEKLSQVLNKFMKEDPTFKASMDPETGQTLIHGMGELHLEIMVDRMKREYNIEVNVGKPQVAYKEAIKGKAVAEGKFIRQTGGRGQYGHVVIEVEPLERGSGFVFENAIVGGVIPKEFIPPVEEGIKEAMENGVLAGYPVVDVKVKLFDGSYHEVDSSEIAFKIAGSMAFKEAAKKASVVLLEPIMEVEVETPDDYVGDVIGDLNSRRGKIMGMENKGIITSIKAHVPLSEMFGYATNLRSLTQGRGTFIMKFSHYSEAPQSITEKVVGERTHT, from the coding sequence ATGCCAAGGACAGTTCCTATTCAAGATTTGAGAAACATAGGTATAGTAGCCCACATAGACGCTGGTAAAACTACTACTACGGAGCGTATACTTTATTATACTGGTAAAACCTATAAAATAGGTGAGGTGCATGAAGGTGCTGCAACGATGGATTGGATGCCTCAAGAAAAAGAAAGAGGCATTACCATTACAGCAGCTACTACGGCTTGCTATTGGGCTGGTAAGCAAATAAACATAATAGATACTCCAGGGCACGTAGACTTCTCTGTAGAAGTTGTAAGGTCAATGCGTGTTTTGGACGGTATCATATTTATATTTTCAGCTGTTGAAGGTGTACAGCCCCAATCGGAAGCGAACTGGAGATGGGCAGATAAATTCAACGTTGCTCGTATAGCTTTTATAAATAAATTAGATAGATTAGGCGCAGATTTTTATAGAGTTTACGATGAGATAGTAAAAAAACTTACGATAAAACCAGTAGCCATTCAAATACCTATAGGTACAGAAGATAATTTTGTTGGTGTCGTAGATCTTATGAATATGAATGCCATTATATGGCTTGAAGAAACCTTGGGTGCGAAATACGAAATAAGGGATATTCCGGAAGAATATAAAGCTAAGGCTCAAGAATGGCGTGAAAAAATGGTGGAATCTATAGCTGAAACGGACGACACTTTAATGGAAAAATATTTGGAAGGTCAAGAGATCAGCACAGATGAGCTAAAGCAAGCTTTAAGAAAAGCTACTATAAATAAACAGTTAGTGCCTGTTTTATGTGGTTCTTCTTTTAAAAATAAGGGTGTTCAACCTCTATTGGATGCTGTTGTAGATTATCTTCCTTCTCCTTTGGATGTTCCTTCGGTGGTTGGAATAAATCCAAAAACAGTTCAAGAAGAAACAAGGCTTCCAGAAGATGATCAACCGTTTTGCGCTTATATTTTCAAAGTAGTATCTGATCCTTATGCAGGTCAGTTAAGCTATTTTAGAGTATTCTCTGGTAAAGTTCAGGCTGGTTCTTATGTGCTAAATTCTACTAAAGATAAAAAAGAGCGTGTTGGAAGACTACTTTTGATGCATGCCAATACAAGAGAAGATATTACAGAGGTTGCCGCCGGTGAGATTGCTGCAGCTGTAGGTGTGGATGCTGCTACTGGTGATACCATATGCGATGAGAAGAGCCCTATTATTTTGGAAAAACTCGAGTTTCCAGAACCTGTTATATCTATGGCTATAGAGCCAAAAACGAAGAAAGATCAAGAGAAACTTTCTCAAGTGTTAAATAAATTCATGAAAGAAGATCCGACGTTTAAAGCCTCTATGGACCCAGAAACTGGGCAAACGTTGATACACGGAATGGGTGAGCTTCATCTTGAAATAATGGTAGACAGGATGAAGAGGGAATACAACATAGAGGTAAACGTAGGTAAGCCTCAGGTGGCTTACAAAGAGGCTATAAAAGGTAAAGCTGTGGCTGAAGGTAAGTTTATAAGACAAACTGGTGGTAGAGGTCAATACGGCCACGTTGTTATAGAGGTAGAACCGTTAGAAAGAGGAAGCGGCTTTGTATTTGAAAATGCTATAGTAGGTGGTGTTATACCAAAAGAGTTTATTCCTCCTGTGGAAGAAGGTATAAAAGAAGCCATGGAGAATGGTGTATTGGCTGGTTATCCGGTGGTTGACGTTAAGGTTAAACTTTTTGATGGTTCTTACCATGAAGTGGACTCTTCTGAAATAGCCTTTAAGATAGCCGGTTCTATGGCTTTTAAAGAAGCTGCTAAGAAAGCTAGTGTAGTACTTTTAGAACCTATAATGGAAGTAGAAGTTGAAACTCCAGATGATTACGTAGGGGATGTTATAGGAGATTTAAACTCAAGACGTGGCAAAATTATGGGTATGGAAAACAAAGGTATTATCACTTCTATAAAAGCCCATGTACCACTCTCTGAAATGTTTGGTTACGCTACTAACCTTAGAAGTTTAACACAGGGGCGTGGTACATTTATTATGAAATTCTCCCATTACAGTGAAGCACCTCAAAGTATTACAGAGAAAGTAGTTGGAGAAAGAACTCATACTTAA